A region from the Streptomyces sp. NBC_01445 genome encodes:
- a CDS encoding ABC transporter ATP-binding protein — MIGTQHAPAALLSVRDLRVRTGLGRILVSGTTFDLRAGEVLGIVGESGSGKTLTARAVVRGLADGVVADGDVTFDGIPLLETKERELRAHRGSRIAMVLQDPFTALNPLQSVREHLRESLRPEIRKNRAEARSEVARRLAEVGLGPEVADRYPFQLSGGMRQRVAIAAALAQDPELLVADEPTTALDATTQAQVLELLRTLQRDRGMALILITHDLRVAFSVCDRIMVMYAGSVLEHAPTGRMVQRPLHPYSLGLMLAEPSVTHFQKQLNSVPGNVPSADSVAHTCVFADRCQWRQEECTTAAPPLVGVESSHGAAVHLSACIRVDDLRDEMRAALSSRAGLDDEPPRPELGTSLLKVTGVSKTFKTASLAGRRKENVALQEVSFEVARGESLGLLGETGSGKTTTARCVLGLSTPTSGRIELDEFDISDYRRLSRDQRAQVRRRVQVVFQDPYASLNPSMTVGRALGEAIAAGGPAAAGASGSVAELLDLVGLPQPYAARRPGALSGGERQRVAIARALAVHPKLLICDEPVAALDVSVQAQILELLRDVRERYGTSMLFITHDLSVVRQMTDRTIVLKDGVIVEAGTTADLLDSPQHPYTQSLVASVPGAGALRARTAPGGLTA, encoded by the coding sequence GTGATCGGCACGCAGCATGCCCCTGCCGCGCTGCTGTCCGTCCGCGATCTGCGCGTGCGCACCGGCCTGGGCCGAATCCTGGTCAGCGGCACTACCTTTGACCTGCGAGCCGGCGAAGTGCTGGGCATCGTCGGGGAGTCGGGCAGCGGCAAGACGCTCACCGCCCGCGCTGTAGTCCGCGGGCTGGCCGACGGCGTGGTGGCCGACGGCGACGTCACCTTCGACGGCATCCCACTGCTGGAGACCAAAGAGCGCGAACTGCGCGCCCACCGCGGCTCACGCATCGCCATGGTGCTGCAGGACCCGTTCACAGCACTCAACCCTTTGCAGAGCGTGCGCGAGCACCTGCGAGAATCGCTCCGCCCAGAGATTCGCAAGAACAGGGCCGAGGCTCGCTCCGAGGTGGCCCGCCGACTTGCCGAAGTGGGCCTCGGACCAGAGGTCGCCGACCGCTACCCGTTCCAGCTTTCCGGTGGGATGCGCCAACGCGTGGCCATCGCTGCGGCGCTGGCGCAGGATCCTGAGCTGCTCGTTGCGGATGAGCCGACCACTGCGCTGGACGCCACGACCCAGGCCCAAGTCCTGGAGCTTCTGCGCACACTCCAGCGCGACCGGGGCATGGCCCTGATCCTGATCACTCATGATCTGCGCGTCGCGTTCTCCGTCTGCGACCGGATCATGGTCATGTACGCAGGCAGCGTCCTGGAGCACGCGCCGACCGGGCGCATGGTGCAGCGCCCCCTGCATCCCTATTCGCTCGGTCTGATGCTGGCGGAACCCTCCGTCACCCACTTTCAGAAGCAACTCAACTCGGTTCCCGGGAACGTGCCGTCGGCGGATTCAGTCGCCCACACCTGCGTCTTCGCCGACCGATGTCAGTGGCGGCAGGAGGAGTGCACCACCGCAGCCCCTCCGTTGGTGGGAGTGGAGTCGTCCCACGGGGCTGCCGTGCATCTGTCCGCATGCATCCGGGTGGACGATCTCCGCGACGAGATGCGTGCCGCCCTCAGCAGCCGAGCAGGCCTGGACGACGAGCCGCCCAGGCCTGAACTCGGCACGTCGTTGCTCAAGGTCACCGGAGTGAGCAAGACCTTCAAAACGGCCTCCCTGGCGGGCCGGCGCAAGGAGAACGTTGCGCTGCAGGAGGTCTCGTTCGAGGTCGCTCGAGGCGAGTCGCTGGGGCTCCTGGGCGAGACGGGTTCCGGCAAGACCACCACGGCTCGGTGCGTTCTCGGGCTCTCCACACCGACGTCGGGCCGTATCGAGCTCGACGAGTTCGACATAAGCGACTACCGGCGGCTGTCGCGCGACCAACGTGCCCAGGTACGCCGTCGCGTGCAGGTCGTCTTCCAGGACCCCTACGCCTCGCTGAATCCTTCGATGACTGTCGGACGCGCCCTCGGCGAAGCGATCGCGGCCGGGGGCCCGGCAGCCGCCGGAGCTTCGGGCTCGGTCGCCGAACTCCTGGACCTCGTCGGTCTCCCCCAGCCATACGCGGCGCGGCGTCCGGGTGCACTGTCGGGCGGTGAGCGACAACGTGTCGCGATCGCCCGAGCACTGGCCGTACACCCGAAACTGCTGATCTGCGACGAGCCGGTGGCCGCCCTCGACGTCTCCGTCCAGGCGCAGATCCTCGAGTTGCTGCGAGATGTCCGCGAACGCTACGGCACGAGCATGCTCTTCATCACGCACGATCTGTCGGTGGTGCGTCAGATGACCGACAGGACCATCGTGCTGAAAGACGGAGTGATCGTCGAGGCCGGGACCACCGCGGACCTCCTGGACTCACCGCAACACCCCTACACGCAAAGCCTGGTCGCATCGGTCCCGGGCGCCGGAGCTCTCCGCGCCCGTACCGCGCCCGGAGGGCTCACGGCCTGA
- a CDS encoding ABC transporter substrate-binding protein: MKTFPARSRRTAHALVGGTLLLSLTATACAGGGTDSNSPTAKLSDKDIPAFTFALYSQPPGYDKATSTQPVTTGSFMSLVTEPLERTSPSGAFTPALAEKVTQPDPTTIVYQLRSGVKFSNGAPLTAEDVAWSITHTATPPAQTTTSVQSFKSARVTGDHQVTVKLKEAAPNARAGLAGAVLIQEKKFATAHKSKLGTSEEIPVGTGPYTVTSASASGITLARRNTYWGSMPKAKKINIQVIPEDNSAQLAMRSGEVNLRQLTNVKTTPQWRAVPGTTVYSAPSSALNFLTMDVTKAPFNDVHVRRAIAHAVDISGLVKGAWGGEATPHKGFLPAQNLAGVAGGKNNAQKFLDALPAYDFDLKKAKAELSRSKHKDGFSTTVNYLDSVPATKVLALSLQQNLKTVGIDVQVKSTTLNAWSAKFFQHKLSGLNLAFGFSTSAPDPSSMLSQVVGKDNIGPQKLNIANFTTPEVEKALPVVASAGADTPRWKASQTLLTQIAEQTPYVPLPSENFVMAMGKGFASSTGKITTEDFFDGSWALHLRATQAQ; this comes from the coding sequence GTGAAGACGTTCCCAGCACGATCACGCCGTACAGCCCATGCTCTCGTCGGCGGCACCCTCCTGCTCAGCCTGACCGCAACCGCTTGCGCCGGCGGCGGGACCGACAGCAACAGCCCGACTGCCAAGCTCAGCGACAAAGACATTCCCGCCTTCACCTTCGCCCTCTACTCACAGCCACCCGGCTACGACAAGGCCACCAGCACCCAGCCGGTGACGACAGGCAGCTTCATGTCCCTGGTCACCGAGCCGCTCGAACGCACCTCGCCGTCAGGAGCCTTCACCCCTGCTCTTGCTGAGAAGGTCACCCAGCCCGACCCAACAACCATCGTCTACCAGCTGCGTTCGGGGGTGAAGTTCTCCAATGGCGCGCCGCTCACCGCCGAGGACGTCGCCTGGAGCATCACACACACCGCGACCCCGCCGGCCCAGACGACGACCAGCGTGCAGAGCTTCAAGAGCGCGAGGGTCACCGGCGATCACCAAGTGACCGTGAAGTTGAAAGAAGCGGCACCCAACGCCCGGGCAGGCCTTGCGGGTGCGGTCCTGATCCAGGAGAAGAAGTTCGCCACAGCCCACAAGTCCAAGCTCGGCACCAGTGAGGAGATCCCGGTGGGAACCGGACCGTACACGGTCACCTCTGCCAGCGCGTCCGGCATCACGCTCGCCCGGAGGAACACGTACTGGGGGTCCATGCCGAAGGCCAAGAAGATCAACATCCAGGTGATCCCCGAGGACAACAGCGCTCAACTCGCGATGCGGTCGGGCGAGGTCAACCTGCGCCAGCTGACCAACGTGAAGACCACCCCCCAATGGCGCGCCGTGCCCGGCACCACGGTGTACTCCGCACCATCCAGTGCGCTCAACTTTTTGACGATGGACGTGACCAAGGCTCCCTTCAACGACGTCCACGTCCGCAGGGCCATCGCCCACGCGGTCGACATATCCGGCTTGGTGAAGGGCGCCTGGGGCGGCGAGGCAACCCCGCACAAGGGCTTCCTTCCCGCGCAGAACCTGGCCGGCGTGGCAGGCGGCAAGAACAATGCCCAGAAGTTTCTCGACGCGCTGCCCGCCTACGATTTCGACTTGAAGAAGGCCAAGGCGGAATTGTCCAGGTCGAAGCACAAGGACGGGTTCAGCACCACCGTCAACTACTTGGACTCCGTACCGGCCACCAAGGTGCTGGCCCTGTCACTCCAGCAGAATCTCAAGACGGTCGGCATCGATGTCCAGGTCAAATCCACCACTCTGAACGCCTGGTCCGCCAAATTCTTCCAGCACAAGCTCTCCGGGCTGAATCTCGCGTTCGGATTCTCGACTTCGGCCCCCGACCCCTCCTCCATGCTCAGCCAGGTGGTGGGCAAGGACAACATCGGCCCGCAGAAGCTCAATATCGCGAACTTCACGACGCCCGAGGTCGAGAAGGCACTGCCGGTGGTCGCGTCTGCAGGCGCCGATACCCCGCGGTGGAAGGCCAGCCAGACGCTGCTGACCCAGATCGCCGAGCAGACACCGTATGTGCCCCTGCCGTCCGAGAACTTCGTCATGGCGATGGGTAAAGGATTCGCCTCATCGACTGGAAAGATCACGACTGAGGACTTCTTCGACGGCAGTTGGGCGCTGCATCTCCGCGCCACCCAGGCCCAGTGA
- a CDS encoding APC family permease: protein MPPIDNQNTQHDALKRSVRLIDLIMLGAGTAIGASVFTVLGPATSVSGSGILIATVLAAVPMAVFGIVYAFMSSTAPKTGASYAWQHAFVHPLMGFVVAWLRILGSGAIMVLLARVLVEYLGMVWPGLPAAPVMLGLFIAVFTLNYFGVSIAARAQTVLMLLLLAVFAVFVGVSTPQISIDTIGPVFEGWGPILAALPLLINLFLGIETATEVGEEVENAERNVPVGLVLALLLTLVVYLSIVVTSLGVAGPKELATSDVPLLTAAEHTLGNWATPLIVSAAALALVKSLNAAFLVFTRFLFAMGRNRDLPHFMARVHPRWGTPHVATVVAFCFASLGLLLSKEILPLLLAVNIPTMMKYFGTCLAGLNVVRLHPDVYARARLRFRKAWITTAAVAGMAAAVIITALGWATDWRPYALCGAWTVVGLLYWWLRRRRSGNWTGPANAVGTPASEGAS from the coding sequence ATGCCCCCCATCGACAACCAGAACACGCAGCATGATGCGCTCAAACGGTCTGTCCGCCTCATCGACCTCATCATGCTGGGCGCGGGCACGGCGATCGGCGCCTCGGTCTTCACCGTGCTCGGCCCGGCCACCTCCGTCAGCGGATCAGGCATCCTCATCGCCACCGTCCTGGCAGCCGTCCCGATGGCCGTGTTCGGCATCGTCTACGCCTTCATGTCCTCCACGGCGCCGAAGACGGGGGCCTCCTACGCATGGCAACACGCCTTCGTACACCCGCTGATGGGCTTCGTCGTCGCATGGCTCCGCATCCTGGGCAGCGGCGCGATCATGGTGCTTCTGGCCCGGGTCTTGGTCGAGTACCTGGGCATGGTGTGGCCCGGCCTGCCGGCCGCGCCCGTCATGCTCGGACTGTTCATCGCCGTCTTCACGCTGAACTACTTCGGAGTCTCCATCGCAGCGCGGGCCCAGACCGTACTGATGCTGCTACTTCTGGCCGTCTTCGCGGTATTCGTCGGCGTCAGCACACCACAGATCAGCATCGACACGATCGGGCCGGTCTTCGAAGGCTGGGGCCCCATCCTTGCGGCGCTTCCGTTGCTCATCAATCTGTTCCTCGGGATCGAGACCGCAACAGAAGTCGGCGAAGAAGTCGAGAACGCTGAGCGGAACGTGCCCGTGGGCCTGGTCCTCGCCCTGCTCCTGACTTTGGTCGTCTACCTGTCCATCGTCGTGACATCGCTAGGGGTGGCCGGGCCGAAGGAACTCGCCACCAGCGACGTGCCCCTGCTGACCGCAGCCGAACACACCCTGGGCAACTGGGCAACACCACTGATCGTCAGTGCTGCCGCACTGGCCCTCGTCAAGTCGCTCAACGCCGCCTTCCTGGTGTTCACACGCTTCCTGTTCGCCATGGGCCGCAACAGGGACCTTCCCCACTTCATGGCACGCGTGCATCCCCGCTGGGGGACACCGCACGTAGCGACCGTAGTGGCCTTCTGCTTCGCGTCGCTGGGACTGCTGCTGTCGAAGGAGATCCTCCCGCTCCTGCTCGCCGTCAATATCCCGACGATGATGAAGTACTTCGGTACCTGCCTGGCCGGACTCAACGTGGTGCGCTTGCACCCCGACGTGTACGCGCGGGCCAGACTCCGCTTCCGCAAAGCGTGGATCACCACGGCGGCCGTCGCCGGCATGGCCGCCGCGGTCATCATCACTGCACTGGGCTGGGCCACGGACTGGCGGCCCTACGCCCTGTGTGGGGCATGGACAGTAGTTGGCCTGCTCTATTGGTGGCTGCGCCGACGGCGCTCGGGCAACTGGACGGGCCCCGCGAACGCTGTTGGTACGCCGGCGTCTGAGGGGGCTTCCTGA
- a CDS encoding aminotransferase class V-fold PLP-dependent enzyme codes for MTSSTDSYQRFVRTAFPEKPPGSYLDTASIGLVPMAVRTAVAECYEALGAGVRGMQHTRAGVEQTRALLAQEFGCRADDLTFASSTGEAINTVARAITWREGDEVLVLADEFPTTQLPWSRLPGVRLVTTKPAAHDDRLGALLGAIGPRTRLVAVAHVNSVTGTLIDLSELGQACARVGALLLCDGAQSAGVLPVDTTDVDFFVTTGYKWLLAGFGIAFTITKPTVRDQLSPTLLGHANMPPSQELAVGTPNLGGIHALGAAARLRHTVGLKAITHRTRTLANRIRDEAAAIGYRIASHDTQGPIVSLCPPAGSTPELVEHLGRLDIVAAARGGHLRISPYFYTADSEVGELLDALAQASRITT; via the coding sequence ATGACGTCATCCACGGACTCCTACCAGCGGTTTGTGCGAACGGCCTTTCCGGAGAAGCCGCCCGGGTCCTATTTGGACACCGCCTCCATCGGCCTGGTGCCCATGGCTGTGCGGACCGCAGTGGCCGAGTGTTACGAGGCCTTGGGCGCGGGAGTGCGCGGGATGCAGCACACGCGGGCAGGTGTGGAACAGACCCGAGCGCTTCTGGCGCAGGAGTTCGGCTGCCGAGCGGACGACCTCACATTCGCATCGTCCACTGGCGAAGCCATCAACACCGTCGCCCGCGCCATCACCTGGCGCGAGGGCGACGAAGTCCTGGTCCTCGCGGATGAGTTCCCCACCACACAGCTCCCCTGGAGCCGACTGCCGGGCGTTCGCCTGGTTACGACGAAACCCGCTGCCCACGACGACCGTCTCGGTGCGCTCCTTGGTGCGATCGGCCCCCGAACTCGGCTCGTCGCGGTCGCCCACGTCAACTCGGTCACCGGTACTCTGATCGACCTCTCTGAACTCGGACAGGCATGCGCCCGGGTCGGAGCGCTGCTGCTGTGTGACGGAGCCCAGTCCGCCGGTGTCCTCCCCGTCGACACGACGGACGTCGACTTCTTCGTGACCACTGGATACAAGTGGCTGCTCGCCGGGTTCGGCATCGCCTTCACCATCACCAAGCCGACCGTGCGCGATCAGCTTTCCCCCACTCTCCTGGGACACGCGAACATGCCGCCCTCGCAGGAGCTGGCTGTCGGAACTCCGAATCTGGGCGGCATCCACGCGCTGGGGGCCGCCGCGCGGCTCCGTCACACCGTCGGTCTGAAGGCCATCACCCATAGGACGCGCACTCTGGCCAACCGCATTCGCGACGAAGCCGCCGCCATCGGCTACCGCATCGCCTCACACGACACGCAAGGGCCGATCGTCAGCCTCTGCCCGCCTGCCGGTTCCACCCCGGAACTCGTCGAGCATCTGGGCCGCCTAGACATCGTCGCCGCGGCACGCGGCGGACACCTGCGCATCTCGCCGTACTTCTACACCGCGGACAGCGAGGTCGGCGAGCTCCTCGACGCGCTGGCCCAGGCATCTCGCATCACGACCTGA
- a CDS encoding RidA family protein produces MSKKIIQNGSSIGPYSQAVVVGNHCYVAGTGGFVPGTSELVQGGKEAEIRQTMKNLEAVINEAGYRMSDIVTVTTYLRDIADWPAFNDIYSSYFEPESAPARAVVGVADLPAGANVEVTCVAVHQDAA; encoded by the coding sequence GTGTCCAAGAAGATCATCCAGAACGGTTCCTCGATCGGCCCTTACTCGCAAGCGGTCGTTGTGGGCAACCACTGCTATGTCGCCGGCACCGGAGGTTTCGTGCCTGGTACCAGCGAGCTCGTCCAGGGCGGAAAGGAGGCCGAAATCCGGCAGACCATGAAGAACCTCGAAGCCGTGATCAACGAAGCTGGCTATCGCATGTCAGACATCGTCACCGTGACCACCTATCTCCGCGACATCGCTGACTGGCCGGCCTTCAACGACATCTACAGCAGCTACTTCGAGCCGGAATCGGCACCGGCGCGCGCCGTCGTCGGTGTGGCCGATCTGCCTGCCGGAGCCAACGTCGAGGTCACCTGTGTTGCCGTCCATCA